Part of the Mycoplasma mycoides subsp. mycoides SC str. PG1 genome is shown below.
ATACTTAAAAACTGATCTTAAAGATCTTAAACTCAACCAAAACAATCAAGTATATGTTGCAATTAATGTAATTGATAATGTTTTTAAATATTATGGGTTTAAAAATCAATTAATAAGAGATCTTTTTGAACTTTTAATAAATATTAATACAATTGGAGAAAAAACTGCTTTTTTGATTTTAGAAAATTATAACTATAATGAACTAATTGATATTTTTAAAAACGGAAGAACTGATAAAATACTACAACTAAAAGGAATTGGAAATTATACAGCAAGACTAATAATTAATAGTGTACAAAAAGAATTATTTAATAACAAAATTAGTGATAAGAAAAACAAAGTAATTACAAGTTTAGAAAAACTAGGTTATAAAACTAAAGACATTTATAAAATCATTATTAATATAGATGAAGATATGAATATTGAAGATTTAACTAAATATGTATTAGAACAATTAAGTTATTTACATAACTAATAGAAAGAAGTTTTTTATGTTTAGACCTGAAAAATGAGAAGAATATATTGGTCAGACTAATATTTTAGATAATTTAAAAGTCTTTATTAAATCTGCAAAAAAACAAAATAAAGTTGTTGATCATATTTTTATTTATGGACCAAGTGGGTATGGAAAAACTAGTTTAGCTTATTTACTAGCAAAACAATTAAA
Proteins encoded:
- the ruvA gene encoding Holliday junction branch migration protein RuvA, with amino-acid sequence MNDYINGLLHKIDDKYLYIELNNSGYRFLYLKTDLKDLKLNQNNQVYVAINVIDNVFKYYGFKNQLIRDLFELLININTIGEKTAFLILENYNYNELIDIFKNGRTDKILQLKGIGNYTARLIINSVQKELFNNKISDKKNKVITSLEKLGYKTKDIYKIIINIDEDMNIEDLTKYVLEQLSYLHN